In Corynebacterium aquatimens, one genomic interval encodes:
- a CDS encoding UDP-N-acetylmuramoyl-tripeptide--D-alanyl-D-alanine ligase has product MIPLSLSQIADITGGRLSPEADPQALVTGFVEFDSRKVTDGGLFVALPGANVDGHDFAAAAMERGAAGVLAAREVGVPAVIVPPIDFSAAEHETDNSDLAASDPDGSARAVVAAMSALAAYVAETLVRDHGLRIIGITGSAGKTSTKDLIAAVLSCAGETVAPPGSFNNEIGHPYTVLRCTENTDFLVAEMSARGIGHIAHLATIARPSIGVVLNVGSAHLGEFGSRENIAKAKGELVECLPSLSERGVAVLNADDEFVAAMNQRTSARVVTYSAATPPVPGASYYATNIALDDLTRATFTMHSPGNEPVSVRLRVFGAHQVSNALAAAAVGIESGMDAADVARCLSDASSVSGNRMDVNTRADGVTVINDAYNANPDSMRAGIAALGFTAAARPGVRSIAVIGEMGELGADSVDAHRTLGDELARYRVTHVVAVGDSPEIDAVMERARERGIETVNAYGVDEAAAEVAGILSTSPLGEENWHAREHKDVVLVKASNALGLWRVAEKLLDKE; this is encoded by the coding sequence ATGATCCCTCTGAGTTTGTCCCAGATCGCAGACATCACCGGCGGTCGGTTGAGCCCGGAGGCTGACCCGCAAGCACTGGTGACGGGTTTTGTTGAGTTCGACTCAAGGAAGGTCACCGATGGGGGCCTCTTCGTTGCATTGCCCGGAGCAAACGTCGACGGCCATGACTTCGCCGCGGCCGCAATGGAGCGCGGCGCCGCGGGTGTTCTGGCAGCCAGGGAAGTTGGTGTCCCGGCGGTCATCGTTCCGCCGATTGACTTCAGCGCAGCGGAGCATGAGACCGACAATTCTGACTTGGCGGCCAGTGACCCGGATGGCTCCGCACGCGCGGTCGTGGCTGCGATGTCGGCACTTGCCGCGTACGTCGCCGAAACGCTGGTGCGCGATCACGGACTGCGCATCATCGGCATCACCGGTTCAGCAGGAAAAACTTCCACGAAGGATCTCATCGCGGCAGTGTTGTCTTGCGCGGGGGAGACCGTGGCTCCTCCCGGATCATTCAACAATGAAATCGGTCACCCGTACACGGTCCTGCGCTGCACGGAGAACACTGATTTTCTCGTCGCGGAAATGTCCGCCCGCGGCATCGGCCACATCGCGCACCTGGCTACGATTGCCCGGCCGTCGATAGGCGTTGTGCTCAACGTGGGCAGCGCCCACTTGGGTGAGTTCGGCTCACGCGAAAACATCGCGAAAGCGAAGGGCGAACTGGTCGAATGCCTGCCGTCGTTAAGCGAACGCGGCGTGGCGGTGCTCAACGCGGACGATGAATTTGTGGCTGCGATGAACCAGCGGACGTCCGCGCGCGTGGTCACGTACTCCGCGGCGACCCCGCCTGTGCCTGGAGCCAGCTACTACGCCACGAACATTGCGCTCGATGACCTCACGCGGGCAACGTTCACCATGCACTCGCCCGGCAATGAACCGGTAAGCGTGCGGCTTCGCGTGTTCGGTGCGCACCAGGTCTCTAATGCCCTCGCCGCAGCGGCAGTCGGCATTGAGTCAGGCATGGACGCAGCGGACGTCGCGCGATGTCTGTCGGACGCCTCCAGCGTGTCGGGCAACCGCATGGACGTGAACACGCGCGCAGACGGAGTAACCGTGATCAATGACGCATACAACGCTAATCCTGACTCCATGCGCGCTGGCATCGCCGCCCTGGGCTTTACGGCGGCCGCGCGACCGGGGGTCCGATCAATCGCGGTGATTGGTGAGATGGGGGAGCTGGGCGCGGACTCCGTGGACGCCCACCGCACGTTGGGCGATGAGTTGGCCCGCTACCGCGTGACGCACGTGGTTGCGGTTGGCGACAGCCCGGAGATTGACGCGGTGATGGAACGCGCGCGGGAACGCGGAATTGAAACCGTCAATGCGTACGGTGTCGACGAGGCGGCCGCGGAAGTAGCTGGCATACTTTCTACGTCACCGCTGGGTGAAGAAAACTGGCATGCGCGTGAGCACAAAGACGTCGTGTTAGTGAAAGCCTCCAACGCGCTCGGCCTCTGGCGCGTCGCGGAAAAACTTTTGGATAAGGAGTAA
- the murC gene encoding UDP-N-acetylmuramate--L-alanine ligase, with protein sequence MTDLSRVHLIGIGGAGMSGVARILLDRGSVVTGSDVKDSRPVKALRAQGAHIAVGHAAENLDLAGDGEPTVVVTSFAAIPKDNPELLEAAHRGIPIIRRSDLLGELMEGYTQILFAGTHGKTTTTSMAVVALQAAGADPSFAIGGQLNRAGTNAHHGSGSAFVAEADESDASLLRYRPDIAVITNIEPDHLDFFDSEEAYYGVFDAFADCVTDSGHLVVCLDDDAAAQCGERAVKRGINVVGYGTSAAAQRHPDVPCGALITNEVAESTHTAVTVHLAEQQLDVLYTLSVPGRHMVLNSAAALLAGVLAGQDAQALADGLSEFTGVRRRFELKGIIGSGPYEGVHVYDDYAHHPTEVAAVLTAAKQRGRVVVCFQPHLYSRTQTFATEFAQALSLADAVVVLEIFGAREQPVEGVDSRIITDGIDRVAAVAGSPDPVVYQPDFSAVAGDVARIAQPGDLVITMGAGDVTLLSGPILDALAGA encoded by the coding sequence ATGACAGATCTAAGCCGCGTTCACCTCATCGGTATTGGCGGTGCTGGAATGTCCGGCGTCGCGCGCATTTTGCTTGACCGCGGCAGCGTGGTCACCGGTTCGGATGTCAAAGACTCCCGCCCCGTTAAAGCCCTGCGCGCTCAGGGCGCGCACATTGCTGTGGGTCATGCTGCGGAGAACCTTGATTTAGCCGGTGATGGTGAACCCACGGTCGTGGTCACCAGCTTTGCCGCGATCCCAAAGGACAATCCTGAGCTACTAGAAGCTGCGCACCGCGGGATCCCGATCATCCGCCGCTCTGACCTCCTGGGCGAGCTGATGGAGGGCTACACGCAGATCCTCTTCGCCGGTACGCACGGCAAGACAACAACTACCTCCATGGCGGTCGTGGCGCTCCAGGCGGCGGGCGCCGACCCGTCGTTCGCGATTGGTGGCCAGCTCAACCGCGCAGGCACGAACGCTCACCACGGCAGCGGTTCCGCGTTTGTTGCGGAGGCCGACGAATCCGACGCATCGCTGTTGCGTTACCGCCCGGACATTGCCGTGATCACCAACATTGAGCCTGATCACCTTGATTTCTTTGACTCCGAGGAGGCCTACTACGGCGTCTTCGATGCCTTCGCTGATTGCGTCACGGACAGCGGGCACTTGGTGGTTTGCCTTGATGATGATGCCGCGGCGCAGTGCGGTGAGCGCGCGGTGAAGCGCGGCATCAACGTCGTCGGCTACGGCACTTCGGCTGCGGCACAGCGCCACCCGGATGTTCCCTGTGGAGCGCTGATCACGAATGAGGTGGCTGAATCGACCCACACGGCCGTGACTGTTCACTTGGCCGAACAGCAATTGGACGTGCTCTACACGTTGTCGGTCCCTGGCCGCCACATGGTTCTTAACTCCGCGGCGGCCCTTCTGGCTGGCGTGCTTGCGGGGCAAGACGCCCAAGCACTCGCGGATGGTTTGAGCGAGTTCACCGGCGTCCGTCGCCGTTTTGAGCTCAAGGGAATCATTGGTTCCGGCCCGTATGAGGGCGTGCACGTCTACGACGATTACGCCCACCACCCGACGGAGGTCGCTGCCGTTCTCACCGCCGCAAAGCAGCGCGGCCGCGTTGTCGTGTGTTTCCAGCCGCACCTGTACTCACGCACCCAAACCTTTGCCACGGAATTCGCCCAGGCACTATCGCTTGCAGACGCGGTGGTGGTCTTAGAGATCTTTGGCGCCCGCGAGCAGCCGGTGGAGGGCGTGGACTCCCGCATTATTACCGACGGCATTGATCGCGTGGCAGCCGTAGCGGGTTCGCCGGACCCCGTGGTCTACCAGCCTGATTTTTCTGCGGTTGCGGGCGATGTTGCCCGCATCGCGCAGCCCGGCGATCTGGTGATCACCATGGGCGCTGGCGATGTCACGCTGTTATCGGGGCCAATCCTCGACGCATTGGCGGGAGCATAA
- a CDS encoding cell division protein FtsQ/DivIB: protein MSTKVSVKKSFPWGKALGAAVAVALLAAIVWAVVYFTPLCSLNSVEVEGNSRVSKDQIVDAVNVEHGTPLAQINVLEAGERVAAVPWVKSVTVSRDWPSSLVVDVEEYSVVAFRNRDGATELYGVEGYPFAVDTPPEGTIEITGDAARNPEVAKDAVNVVSSLSDNARGLISSIEARGPNEFALHLKDERLVVWGAAEDNKNKALAFDTVVQREGREFNISNPRLVTSR from the coding sequence GTGTCGACGAAGGTCTCAGTCAAAAAATCTTTCCCCTGGGGCAAAGCCTTAGGCGCTGCCGTGGCCGTGGCGCTTCTGGCAGCGATCGTCTGGGCGGTGGTGTATTTCACTCCGCTGTGTTCCTTAAACAGCGTCGAAGTGGAAGGCAACAGTCGCGTATCAAAAGACCAGATCGTGGACGCCGTGAATGTTGAGCACGGCACGCCTTTAGCCCAAATCAATGTGTTGGAAGCAGGGGAGCGCGTCGCCGCGGTGCCGTGGGTGAAATCCGTCACGGTGTCGCGTGATTGGCCTTCTTCGCTTGTGGTGGATGTCGAAGAGTACAGCGTCGTGGCGTTCCGGAACCGGGACGGCGCAACTGAACTCTACGGGGTGGAGGGCTATCCCTTTGCGGTGGATACCCCGCCTGAAGGAACCATTGAAATCACCGGCGATGCCGCACGCAATCCCGAGGTCGCCAAGGACGCCGTAAACGTTGTGTCGTCGCTAAGCGACAACGCGCGCGGCCTCATTTCCTCTATTGAAGCCCGCGGGCCGAATGAATTCGCCCTCCATTTGAAAGACGAGCGCCTCGTCGTGTGGGGCGCCGCGGAAGACAACAAGAACAAAGCGCTTGCCTTCGACACCGTCGTGCAGCGTGAAGGCCGGGAGTTCAACATCTCCAACCCGCGGCTTGTTACCAGCCGCTAG
- the murD gene encoding UDP-N-acetylmuramoyl-L-alanine--D-glutamate ligase: MTSPIAGPVLIAGAGVSGLGAAKLLSTIGISCTVADDNEAARLRVAEETGARVISTHEAITTVHSDPNAYDIVVTSPGWRPDSPLLVAAREGGYDVIGDVELCYRLDRAGVFGAPREWLVVTGTNGKTTTTGMLAAMMEEASLDTGKRAVACGNIGVAVADALVDPHRVDVLVAELSSFQLYWSDHLTPDAGVLLNLADDHLDWHGNFDAYAEAKAKVLTGPIAVAGADDPLVAERVAATGRHDIIGFTLGEPQPGQVGVIDSMIVAHLGTDLSGEPVPVASAEGIEPAGMAGVLDALAASAVALTQGVTPEHIARALSRYKVSGHRGAVVHSAGGIDWIDNSKATNPHAADSAIGDLSPVVWIAGGQLKGADIDPLIAAHAHQFRAVALLGVDRGIIAASLAAHAPDVPVFITDSTDPVRAMKDVVFFAADHARSGDTVVLAPAAASLDMYTSMAQRGDLFADAARATRVNPVT, encoded by the coding sequence ATGACGTCCCCCATCGCAGGGCCAGTCCTCATCGCTGGCGCGGGAGTCTCTGGCCTGGGCGCGGCAAAGCTCTTATCGACGATCGGTATTAGCTGCACCGTCGCTGACGACAATGAGGCCGCACGGCTACGCGTTGCCGAAGAAACCGGTGCGAGAGTGATCTCCACGCACGAAGCGATTACTACTGTGCATTCGGACCCGAACGCGTACGACATCGTCGTAACGTCCCCGGGCTGGCGACCGGATTCGCCGCTTTTAGTTGCTGCGCGCGAGGGTGGCTATGACGTCATCGGTGACGTGGAGCTGTGCTACCGGCTTGATCGCGCTGGAGTATTTGGAGCACCGCGTGAGTGGCTGGTGGTGACGGGTACGAACGGGAAGACCACCACCACCGGAATGCTCGCGGCGATGATGGAAGAAGCCTCGCTGGACACAGGCAAACGCGCTGTGGCCTGCGGAAACATCGGTGTTGCTGTGGCGGATGCACTGGTTGATCCGCACCGCGTTGACGTGTTGGTCGCGGAGCTGTCCAGCTTCCAGCTGTACTGGTCGGACCACCTCACCCCGGATGCCGGCGTTCTTCTCAACTTGGCCGATGACCACCTGGATTGGCACGGTAACTTTGACGCCTACGCGGAGGCGAAGGCGAAGGTGCTTACCGGACCGATCGCGGTTGCTGGCGCGGACGATCCCCTCGTGGCCGAGCGCGTCGCTGCAACTGGGCGCCATGACATCATCGGTTTCACTCTCGGTGAGCCACAGCCCGGCCAGGTCGGTGTGATTGATTCGATGATCGTGGCGCATCTGGGCACTGACCTTTCGGGAGAACCGGTTCCCGTCGCGTCCGCGGAGGGCATCGAGCCCGCTGGGATGGCAGGCGTTCTGGATGCGCTCGCGGCATCCGCTGTGGCACTGACGCAAGGCGTCACGCCGGAACACATTGCCCGCGCGCTGAGCCGGTACAAGGTTTCCGGGCACCGCGGCGCCGTTGTTCATTCTGCGGGTGGGATCGACTGGATTGATAACTCCAAGGCGACAAACCCCCACGCCGCCGATTCCGCGATCGGTGATCTATCCCCGGTGGTCTGGATCGCCGGCGGTCAGCTCAAAGGCGCAGATATTGACCCTTTGATCGCTGCGCACGCGCACCAGTTCCGTGCGGTCGCGCTCTTGGGCGTCGATCGTGGGATTATCGCTGCAAGTCTCGCTGCCCATGCGCCCGACGTCCCAGTGTTTATCACCGATTCCACTGACCCGGTACGCGCAATGAAAGACGTCGTCTTCTTTGCCGCTGACCATGCGCGCAGCGGCGACACTGTCGTGCTGGCTCCTGCCGCCGCCAGCCTGGACATGTACACGTCCATGGCGCAGCGCGGAGATCTTTTTGCCGATGCCGCGCGCGCCACACGCGTAAATCCCGTCACATAA
- the ftsZ gene encoding cell division protein FtsZ, translated as MTSPSNYLAMIRVVGVGGGGVNAVNRMIEEGLKGVEFVAINTDSQALLFTDADTKLDIGREATRGLGAGANPEVGRTSAEDHKQEIEESLKGSDMVFVTAGEGGGTGTGAAPVVAGVAKKMGALTIGVVTRPFSFEGKRRTRQALEGIEALKEVCDTVIVIPNDRLLQLGDQELSMMEAFRAADEVLYNGVQGITNLITIPGMINVDFADVRSVMADAGSALMGVGSARGDNRVMVATEQAINSPLLETTMEGARGVLISIAGGSDLGLMEVNNAASIVEEKADDDANIIFGTIIDDNLGDEVRVTIIATGFDEKANVRPDSAAPQETAGVTVDGQASETPTPAPERAALFDNRNEQSSSSASVSSSSVVETPVRRVERVERVERDERNERGVNERGVEDHDSYAARHRLDGDSGLFTSRGDDRRDDRRDDRGARADDLDVPDFLR; from the coding sequence ATGACCTCACCTAGCAACTACCTCGCCATGATTCGCGTCGTCGGTGTCGGCGGCGGCGGCGTCAACGCAGTCAACCGCATGATTGAAGAGGGGCTGAAAGGTGTTGAATTCGTTGCTATAAACACCGACTCCCAGGCGTTGCTGTTCACGGACGCTGACACCAAGCTCGACATCGGCCGCGAGGCGACTCGTGGACTCGGTGCCGGCGCGAACCCTGAGGTTGGCCGCACTTCTGCCGAGGACCACAAGCAGGAGATTGAGGAGTCGCTCAAGGGCTCCGACATGGTCTTCGTGACCGCGGGTGAAGGCGGCGGCACAGGTACCGGTGCTGCACCGGTTGTCGCTGGTGTTGCAAAGAAGATGGGTGCCTTGACCATCGGTGTTGTGACCCGCCCGTTCTCCTTCGAAGGCAAGCGCCGCACCCGCCAGGCGTTGGAGGGCATCGAGGCCCTGAAAGAAGTCTGCGACACCGTCATCGTTATCCCGAACGACCGTCTGCTGCAGCTCGGCGACCAGGAACTGTCCATGATGGAAGCGTTCCGCGCAGCCGATGAGGTTCTCTACAACGGTGTTCAGGGTATTACCAACCTGATCACCATCCCGGGCATGATCAACGTTGACTTCGCGGACGTGCGCTCCGTGATGGCGGACGCTGGTTCCGCGCTCATGGGCGTGGGTTCCGCCCGCGGCGACAACCGCGTCATGGTTGCCACCGAACAGGCGATCAACTCCCCGCTGCTTGAGACCACCATGGAAGGTGCCCGCGGCGTTCTGATCTCCATCGCCGGTGGGTCTGACCTTGGCCTCATGGAGGTCAACAATGCCGCCTCCATCGTTGAGGAGAAGGCTGACGACGACGCGAACATCATCTTCGGAACGATCATCGACGATAACTTGGGCGATGAGGTCCGCGTGACCATCATCGCCACGGGTTTCGACGAGAAGGCAAACGTCCGCCCCGACAGCGCTGCTCCGCAGGAAACCGCCGGCGTGACCGTCGATGGCCAGGCCAGCGAGACCCCGACGCCAGCGCCGGAGCGTGCCGCGCTGTTTGATAACCGCAATGAGCAGTCCTCATCGTCTGCATCCGTATCCTCGTCCTCCGTTGTGGAAACGCCGGTGCGCCGTGTTGAGCGTGTTGAGCGTGTTGAACGTGATGAGCGTAATGAACGCGGTGTTAATGAACGCGGTGTTGAGGACCATGACTCCTACGCAGCCCGCCACCGCCTTGACGGTGACAGCGGCCTGTTCACCTCCCGTGGTGATGACCGCAGGGATGACCGCCGCGACGACCGCGGCGCTCGCGCCGATGACCTCGACGTTCCGGACTTCCTGCGCTAA
- the murG gene encoding undecaprenyldiphospho-muramoylpentapeptide beta-N-acetylglucosaminyltransferase, with translation MQADKVDTSEGSESSEHATGAVSVVVAGGGTAGHIEPALAVAEVLRDSYGASVSALGTTKGLETTIVPARGFELALIDPVPIPRKKPWKLFGVPFKLAKSVGQARRALKAAHADAVFGTGGYVSASAYLAALSMRIPFYVLETNALAGMANKLGVRLGGVGFNAVHGSGMKGDVLGIPVRPGVGKDPDGVKAQRGYAMWNLDPDRPTILVTGGSQGARSINTALEGAVDTLVREGFQILHAYGRKNDEPPAHEHYVAVPYIDDMEAAYAVADMIICRSGAMTVAENSAAGIPAIYVPLPHGNGEQGLNSAHLVDAGAAVRIDDAELSPDTLIRETVAILNDPARYDSMRAALQGSTAGSVADEIAGRIVRGVKK, from the coding sequence ATGCAGGCTGACAAGGTTGACACTTCAGAAGGCTCAGAAAGCAGCGAGCACGCCACGGGCGCAGTCAGCGTAGTTGTCGCTGGCGGCGGCACGGCTGGACACATTGAGCCGGCGCTTGCGGTCGCGGAGGTTCTGCGCGATTCCTACGGCGCATCAGTGTCCGCACTGGGCACCACTAAGGGGCTGGAGACGACGATCGTTCCCGCCCGCGGGTTTGAGCTCGCACTGATTGATCCGGTGCCCATCCCGCGCAAGAAGCCCTGGAAGCTCTTTGGAGTCCCGTTCAAGCTGGCCAAGTCGGTGGGGCAGGCACGGCGCGCCTTGAAGGCTGCCCACGCGGACGCCGTGTTCGGAACCGGTGGATATGTTTCCGCATCCGCCTACCTCGCTGCGCTGAGCATGCGCATCCCGTTCTACGTTTTAGAAACCAATGCGTTGGCGGGCATGGCTAACAAACTCGGCGTGCGCCTTGGCGGGGTTGGCTTCAATGCCGTTCACGGCTCTGGCATGAAAGGCGATGTGCTGGGCATCCCGGTGCGCCCCGGCGTGGGCAAGGATCCGGATGGGGTCAAGGCACAACGCGGGTACGCGATGTGGAACTTGGATCCTGATCGCCCCACGATCCTGGTCACCGGCGGAAGCCAAGGTGCGCGAAGCATTAATACTGCGCTCGAGGGAGCCGTCGATACGCTCGTGCGTGAGGGCTTCCAGATTCTCCACGCGTACGGCCGGAAGAATGATGAGCCGCCGGCCCACGAGCACTACGTTGCCGTTCCCTACATCGATGACATGGAGGCGGCCTACGCGGTCGCTGACATGATCATTTGTCGCTCGGGCGCGATGACGGTGGCGGAGAATTCCGCAGCCGGTATCCCGGCGATCTACGTGCCGCTGCCGCACGGCAACGGTGAGCAAGGCCTGAATTCCGCCCACCTCGTCGACGCTGGTGCGGCCGTGCGCATTGATGACGCGGAGTTGAGCCCGGACACCTTGATCCGTGAGACCGTAGCGATCCTGAACGACCCGGCCCGTTATGACTCGATGCGCGCGGCGTTACAGGGCAGCACCGCGGGAAGCGTCGCAGACGAAATCGCTGGAAGAATAGTACGGGGAGTGAAGAAATGA
- a CDS encoding FtsW/RodA/SpoVE family cell cycle protein, which yields MATQIPHRTARRAPAPRPAAQSRPAAPRSDASASASSGLARAITRATRWMEARPLLDYTMIRTIVFVLAGLGVVMVTSASMTWSMLGDSSVWAQPLKQAIVVGLGVVAFIVALQIPPRIVQRFSFALVALAIALLVLVLIPGIGTGAAQVGSQSWISVGGFQLQPSELARVAICVWGASILANKDPRYLLEPTNGFVPFVAVAGVCMTLITVQGDLGMALSFAVVVAFILIFAGVSWNLIGIFAGVAVVGLVFVMAAGGYRSHRFMVYFDALFGKFEDTRGVAFQSHQGFLSLADGGLFGVGLGQSRAKWFYLPEAKNDFIFAVIGEELGLWGGLLVISLFFLLMFFGLRTARRAQNQFQALLAASLTTSVVSQAFINIGYVVGLLPVTGIQLPMISAGGTSAVITLGAMGLVASVARHEPDAVSSMQNYGRPLFDRLLLLREPTPAVERPQANEPDRSADTRRAPQSMPGRYGVPVTARRTSPQREQARRTHASQPTRSPAPRKVSRRETPHSTRRAS from the coding sequence ATGGCAACTCAGATACCGCACCGAACCGCTCGCCGCGCACCAGCCCCGCGGCCAGCTGCGCAGTCACGCCCGGCTGCCCCGCGCAGCGATGCGTCCGCAAGCGCGTCCTCGGGTCTCGCTCGCGCGATCACCCGCGCAACCCGCTGGATGGAAGCCCGACCGCTGCTGGATTACACGATGATCCGCACTATCGTCTTTGTCCTCGCCGGCCTCGGCGTGGTCATGGTGACCAGTGCCTCGATGACGTGGTCCATGCTCGGCGATTCTTCCGTCTGGGCGCAGCCGCTGAAGCAGGCCATCGTTGTCGGCTTGGGTGTGGTGGCGTTCATTGTTGCCCTGCAAATCCCGCCGCGAATAGTGCAGCGCTTCTCCTTCGCCCTCGTTGCCCTCGCCATCGCCCTGCTGGTCTTAGTGCTGATCCCCGGGATCGGTACTGGTGCTGCCCAGGTGGGGTCCCAGTCGTGGATCTCTGTCGGTGGATTTCAACTCCAGCCCTCTGAGCTCGCCCGCGTAGCCATCTGTGTGTGGGGTGCGTCCATCCTGGCCAACAAGGATCCGCGGTACCTCCTCGAGCCGACGAACGGCTTCGTTCCCTTTGTTGCCGTTGCCGGTGTGTGCATGACGCTGATTACGGTGCAGGGCGACCTTGGTATGGCTCTCTCGTTCGCAGTCGTGGTCGCTTTCATCCTGATCTTCGCGGGAGTGTCCTGGAACCTGATCGGCATTTTCGCCGGTGTCGCCGTGGTCGGTTTGGTCTTCGTCATGGCCGCCGGTGGTTACCGTTCACACCGCTTCATGGTTTACTTCGACGCGCTGTTCGGAAAATTCGAGGACACCCGCGGCGTCGCCTTCCAGTCCCACCAGGGCTTTCTTTCGCTTGCCGACGGCGGCCTGTTCGGCGTGGGACTCGGCCAATCACGCGCGAAGTGGTTCTACCTCCCGGAGGCAAAGAACGACTTCATCTTCGCCGTGATCGGTGAAGAACTCGGCCTGTGGGGCGGACTGCTTGTCATCTCCTTGTTCTTCTTGCTCATGTTCTTCGGTCTGCGTACGGCGCGCCGGGCGCAGAACCAGTTCCAGGCACTGCTCGCGGCATCGCTTACAACGTCCGTGGTGTCCCAGGCGTTCATCAACATCGGCTACGTTGTTGGACTGCTGCCCGTGACCGGTATTCAGCTGCCGATGATCTCCGCTGGCGGTACCTCGGCCGTGATCACCTTGGGCGCTATGGGCCTCGTGGCATCAGTCGCACGGCACGAGCCAGATGCCGTGTCCTCCATGCAGAACTACGGCCGTCCGCTCTTTGACCGCCTGCTTCTTCTTCGCGAGCCGACCCCGGCGGTAGAGCGCCCTCAGGCGAACGAACCGGACCGTTCTGCCGATACGCGCCGCGCGCCGCAGAGCATGCCTGGTCGCTACGGCGTGCCGGTTACGGCGCGCCGCACGTCCCCGCAGCGGGAGCAGGCGCGGCGCACACACGCTTCTCAACCGACTCGTTCACCGGCGCCGCGCAAGGTCTCACGCCGCGAAACCCCACACAGCACCCGCCGGGCAAGCTAG
- the mraY gene encoding phospho-N-acetylmuramoyl-pentapeptide-transferase yields MTEILIAGVVSFLVSIFTTPAIIRYFTSAGKGQEIREDGPKSHLRKRGTPTMGGIAILLGIVVAYLVVGFYSIATGHVGFTASGLLVLGLTVGLGLLGFADDGMKLFFNRNLGLNKTAKLVGQLVIALIFGLCLLRFPNEDGLTPGSTRVSFVRDIETFDVAVGGAVIGTILFLIFIYFLIAAWSNAVNLTDGLDGLAAGSTALVMMAYTFITFWQFRNSCSTAAVAGCYDVRDPLDLAVLAAAGMGACAGFLWWNAAPAKIFMGDTGSLALGGLVAGISITSRTEVLMVIVGALFVMEVTSVALQIISFRTTGKRIFRMAPFHHHFENGGWPETTVVIRFWLITAIAVSAGFAVFYSEWLNTAGV; encoded by the coding sequence ATGACTGAGATCCTCATCGCTGGCGTGGTCAGCTTCCTGGTGTCAATCTTCACCACACCGGCGATTATTCGGTACTTCACGTCTGCGGGTAAAGGCCAAGAGATCCGCGAGGACGGGCCGAAGTCCCACTTGCGCAAACGCGGCACGCCGACGATGGGTGGCATCGCGATTCTTTTAGGCATCGTGGTCGCTTACTTGGTGGTGGGTTTCTACAGCATCGCCACCGGCCACGTGGGATTCACCGCCTCTGGCCTGTTGGTGTTGGGTCTCACCGTAGGCCTTGGCCTGTTGGGTTTTGCGGATGATGGTATGAAGCTGTTCTTCAACCGCAACCTGGGCCTGAACAAGACGGCGAAGCTCGTGGGCCAGCTTGTTATCGCGCTCATCTTCGGTCTGTGTTTGCTGCGCTTCCCCAACGAGGACGGGTTGACGCCGGGTTCGACGCGCGTGAGCTTCGTGCGCGACATCGAGACCTTTGACGTTGCCGTTGGCGGCGCGGTGATCGGCACGATCCTCTTCCTTATCTTCATCTACTTCCTCATCGCCGCGTGGTCCAACGCCGTGAACCTCACCGACGGTCTCGATGGCCTCGCTGCGGGTTCCACCGCGCTGGTGATGATGGCGTACACGTTCATCACCTTCTGGCAGTTCCGCAATTCGTGCTCTACCGCGGCGGTCGCTGGCTGCTACGACGTGCGCGACCCGCTCGATCTGGCTGTGCTCGCCGCGGCCGGCATGGGCGCATGCGCGGGATTCCTCTGGTGGAACGCCGCCCCTGCGAAGATTTTCATGGGGGATACCGGCTCGCTCGCGCTTGGTGGTTTGGTCGCGGGTATTTCGATTACCAGCCGCACCGAAGTCCTCATGGTCATCGTGGGCGCGCTCTTTGTCATGGAGGTCACCTCCGTGGCACTCCAGATCATCTCCTTCCGCACCACCGGCAAGCGCATCTTCCGCATGGCACCGTTCCACCACCACTTTGAAAATGGCGGCTGGCCGGAGACCACCGTGGTCATTCGCTTCTGGTTGATCACCGCGATCGCCGTCTCTGCGGGATTCGCGGTCTTCTACAGCGAGTGGCTTAACACGGCGGGAGTGTAA